A single region of the Streptomyces vilmorinianum genome encodes:
- a CDS encoding DUF2264 domain-containing protein has product MPTPPENRDLSPFTGWTRAHWEDSADRLLLAVRPYASPRHGRVDLPGPRPSWSGVRSDGLEGYARTFLLAALRVAGAQGSDPHSHLPRYAEGLAAGTEAPGPAGPADSPGPDAWPLLTDVRQAVVESASVALGLRLTRPWLWDTLDDRTRRRAVDWLLPALEPSPVDNNWWLFGLTVAGFLQDAGIETDRAAATIDRSLERIEKWYLGDGWYSDGDNRAFDHYNAWALHLYPVLHAHLSGDQDLLARYGPRLRAHLDDYARLFDTNGAPLPYGRSLTYRFAAAAAPWLGALTGHTPLTPGATRRLASGTLRYFLDRGVCDENGLLTLGWHGPHPPVVQSYSGPASPYWAAKGFLGLLLPADHPAWTDPEEPLPAETADAVVPVAPAALLIQTTAADGLVRLHNHGSNHVAGDPAGEDDSGYARHAYSTRTGPTAPPAPADNHFALVVDGHVTRRGPATPLGTGPGWAASLHTPLPGIRILSATLAHGRAEVRAHLVLGAPDGTPVRQTGWATTPEGPTAQLHPVHGYPQATAPVALATGATLQGPDTRTAALHGTTSGPETLFVALASLTAAPDPAPVTTLATVQVTGRTIHVTWQNGTTAHLTLDATEPVDPEDP; this is encoded by the coding sequence ATGCCCACGCCGCCCGAGAACCGTGACCTCAGCCCGTTCACCGGCTGGACCCGTGCTCACTGGGAGGACAGCGCCGACCGGCTTCTCCTCGCCGTACGGCCCTACGCCTCGCCCCGCCACGGACGCGTCGATCTCCCCGGACCGCGCCCCAGCTGGTCGGGCGTCCGCTCCGACGGCCTCGAAGGCTACGCCCGTACGTTCCTCCTCGCCGCCCTCCGCGTCGCGGGCGCCCAGGGATCGGACCCGCACAGCCATCTCCCCCGCTACGCCGAAGGCCTCGCCGCCGGCACCGAGGCACCAGGCCCGGCCGGTCCGGCCGACTCGCCCGGCCCCGACGCGTGGCCGCTCCTCACCGACGTACGCCAGGCCGTCGTCGAATCGGCCTCCGTCGCCCTCGGACTGCGCCTGACCCGGCCCTGGCTCTGGGACACCCTCGACGACCGCACCCGCCGGCGCGCCGTCGACTGGCTGCTGCCCGCCCTCGAACCCTCCCCGGTCGACAACAACTGGTGGCTCTTCGGCCTCACCGTCGCCGGCTTCCTCCAGGACGCCGGCATCGAGACCGACCGCGCCGCCGCCACCATCGACCGCTCCCTCGAACGCATCGAGAAGTGGTACCTCGGCGACGGCTGGTACAGCGACGGCGACAACCGCGCCTTCGACCACTACAACGCCTGGGCCCTGCACCTCTACCCCGTCCTGCACGCCCACCTCTCCGGCGACCAGGACCTCCTCGCCCGCTACGGACCCCGGCTCCGCGCCCACCTCGACGACTACGCCCGCCTCTTCGACACCAACGGCGCCCCCCTTCCATACGGCCGCTCCCTCACGTACCGCTTCGCCGCCGCGGCCGCCCCCTGGCTCGGCGCCCTCACCGGACACACCCCGCTCACCCCCGGCGCCACCCGCCGCCTCGCCTCCGGCACCCTGCGGTACTTCCTCGACCGCGGCGTGTGCGACGAGAACGGACTGCTCACCCTCGGCTGGCACGGGCCCCACCCACCGGTCGTCCAGAGCTACTCCGGCCCCGCTTCGCCCTACTGGGCCGCCAAGGGCTTCCTCGGCCTCCTCCTCCCCGCCGACCACCCGGCCTGGACCGACCCCGAGGAACCTCTCCCCGCCGAGACCGCCGACGCCGTCGTCCCCGTCGCCCCGGCCGCCCTGCTCATCCAGACCACCGCTGCCGACGGGCTCGTACGCCTCCACAACCACGGCAGCAACCATGTGGCGGGCGATCCGGCGGGCGAGGACGACTCGGGATACGCCCGCCACGCCTACTCCACCCGCACCGGCCCCACCGCCCCGCCCGCCCCGGCGGACAACCACTTCGCCCTGGTCGTCGACGGCCACGTCACCCGGCGCGGCCCCGCGACCCCCCTGGGCACCGGCCCCGGCTGGGCCGCCTCCCTGCACACCCCCCTTCCCGGCATCCGGATCCTCTCCGCGACCCTGGCCCACGGCCGCGCCGAGGTCCGCGCCCACCTCGTCCTCGGCGCCCCCGACGGAACCCCCGTACGCCAGACCGGCTGGGCCACCACCCCCGAAGGACCGACCGCCCAGCTCCACCCGGTCCACGGCTATCCGCAGGCCACCGCCCCGGTCGCACTCGCCACCGGCGCCACCCTCCAGGGCCCGGACACCCGCACCGCCGCCCTGCACGGCACCACCAGCGGCCCCGAAACCCTCTTCGTGGCCCTCGCCTCCCTCACCGCCGCGCCCGATCCCGCCCCCGTCACCACCCTGGCAACCGTCCAGGTCACCGGCCGCACGATCCACGTGACCTGGCAGAACGGCACGACCGCCCATCTCACCCTCGACGCCACCGAACCCGTCGATCCGGAGGACCCGTGA